AGGTCCCTCCGGAGGCCGGGCCGGAGGCCGTGGCCTCCCGCGTCGGTGACGTGCCGAGGCATCCCACACATGATCGGCCTGTCGGCACGGAACACCGCTCCGCCCGAACCTTCGTCCACCCCGGTCAAACCGCCGCCCGAAGCCGACTGCACCGTCAATCCGTCGGTGCCCGGACCCGGCGTCAATGCCGCCGGCAAGAATCGGCCGCCGCATCGGCGGACCTCAGCCTGATCACATGCGAGATTTTCGACGGCGTCAGCAGATGCCGAGCATGTCGGCCGGCCCCACCTTCGGGCTGGTCGGCGGTGAGCCGATATCGCCATTTCACATCAATCCACGCCCGGGCGCACCCGCAGTCGAACGAGTCCAGCGGAGGTCTCCACTCGGCCGGGTCCTCGTCGCCCTTGGCTTGGTCGATATTATCGGTCACCGCCCCCAGTTGCACCGAGTCCAAGCCATTGGCGAACGACCGCCGGCGCTCAGCCATCCCCCCGTCTTCCATGCCCGGGCGAACGGGCATAGAGGCGATGTCGATATCGGAGGCGGCATTCCAGATGGCGCCAGAACGACCCGGACACCACGGCGCATGGGCGGTTGTTGGCCACGTCTCAGCCGTCGCGTTTGAGGACGATCTCGCGAATGCCGCATGCGCCGGAAATCGCGCCGGGCCCCTCCCTGGTCGAGGACGACGGTCCGCCGCAGCGACGGGGAATCGCGCTCCGGCGAGGTCACGACCACGACCACGTGCAGAGGAAGGGCCGCGGCCCTGCTCACGTCCCCGGCTTCGCGTCCGGGTGAGCCTCGATGAAGCGATCGTAGACGTCGTCGGCGATCTTGCCTCGGAGGCTGACCTCGACGCCCTCGGCCTTGGCCCACTCGCGGACGTCGCTGTTGGTGTACCCCTTCAGGCGTGGGGAGGCGTCGCCGGCGGACTTGCGGGATCGACCCGCCGGCTTCACGATCGATGCCTTCTCCAGGTACGGCGCCAGTTGCCGCAGGATCTCTTGGAGCTGCTTGTGGTTGGCGTCGCCCAGGTCCATCGTGAAGGTCGTGCCGGCCACCTCGAAGTCCCGCTTGGCGACGTCCTCACCGTCGTAGCCGTCGATGTCGTCGACCATGATGACCTTGGTGGCCACGTGCTCCTCCTCCGTTGGCGGCGTCCAAGATGATAGGCCCTCGGCACCGCTCCGGGCTCGAGGTGCTGCACCGCAATCGCCGTGGTGGTG
The DNA window shown above is from Thermomonospora umbrina and carries:
- a CDS encoding histone-like nucleoid-structuring protein Lsr2, producing MATKVIMVDDIDGYDGEDVAKRDFEVAGTTFTMDLGDANHKQLQEILRQLAPYLEKASIVKPAGRSRKSAGDASPRLKGYTNSDVREWAKAEGVEVSLRGKIADDVYDRFIEAHPDAKPGT